One Nycticebus coucang isolate mNycCou1 chromosome 7, mNycCou1.pri, whole genome shotgun sequence genomic window, atagagaactcaaattaatccacatgaaaaaagccaacaatcccttatatcaatgggcaagagacatgaacagaactttctctaaagacgacagacgaatggctaacaaacacatgaaaaaatgttcatcatctctatatattagagaaatgcaaatcaaaacatccctgagatatcatctaaccccagtgagaatggcccacatcacaaaatctcaaaactgcagatgctggcgtggatgtggagagaagggaacacttttacactgctggtggaactgcaaactcttacaacctttctggaaggaagtatggagaaacctcaaagcactcaagctagacctcccattcgatcctgcaatcccattactgggcatctacccagaaggaaaaaaatccttttatcataaggacacttgtactagactgtttgttgcagctcaatttacaatcgccaaaatgtggaaacagcctaaatgcccaccaacccaggaatggattaacaagctgtgatatatgtataccatggaatactattcagccatcaaaaaaaatggagtctttacatccttcgtattaacctggatggaagtggaagacattattcttagtaaagcatcacaagaatggagaagcatgaatcctatgtactcaatcttgatatgaggacaattaatgacaattaaggttatggggggggaagcagaaagagggatggagggaggggggtggggccttagtgtatgtcacactttatgggggcaagacatgattgcaagagggactttacctaacaattgcaatcagtgtaactggcttattgtaccctcaatgaatccccaacaataaaaaaaaaaaaagaaaaaaaaaaaaagaaaatgcacaacacacaaaaaaaaaaaaaaaaaaatatatgtatttttaaaaaagacaaaatagactGTAAGTCCAAAACCATGAAAAGAGTGCTTCcttttggcagcacatatactaaaatcgGATCAATGCacagattagcatggcccctttGCAAGGGTGACATGCAAATTCCTGAAGCATTCCATCTTTTGTTTCCACTTTCTGGTGTTCACAGGTAGAGAAACTGAGTGAAGCATTTTACCCCATTGCAGGCCCCATCCCCacttcttcattaaaaaaattataaaaagaaataaagaaaatctttaaaataaaatagtgttaaAAGAGCCAATTTATCAAGaagttataataattataaatgtgtATGCCCTCTACATCTAAGCACCTAAATATTAATGTATAAAGCTCCAGGGTCTAGACCTTCATACAGTAGCAAGACCCATGTTCAAAGAATAAAAGGTATTTCTTTCCTAAGCTTATTGAATGAAAGgactgtttcttctcttttttgaatATTAAGAAGTAAATATTCCAGCAGATGGGAAACAGGAAATATAGGAGTGTTCTTATCATCACTAACAGCTTGGACCCAGGACATAATCTAAACAGACAGACACAGGCCATGATGAAGCCATCAGAACAGAGGAGCATCAAAGGGACCTTCAGGCCAAGGgcagcctcaccctcccaagcagctgctCACCATCCCTTACTGCAGCTTTTGTTTCTGAGCTTCCTCCCACCGACCTATAAATACAGGCTGACTCCTCATTGCCACACACTCAGGTTTCTACTCTCCGTGTTCCAGGTGACCCCAGCATGAGGACCCTGAccctcctcactgcccttctcctGGTGGCCCTCCAGGCCCAGGCAGAGACCCTGCAAGAGAGAGCTGAGGAGGCTGCAGCTGAGGAGCAGCCTAGGGCAGAGGGCCAGGATGTGGCCATCTCTTTTGCAGGGATTGAAAGCTCTGCTCTCAGAGCTGCAGGTGAGAGACCCCAATACTGCTGTGCTATGGAGTCTAGAAGGAAGCTCTGGGGACAGGCTCTAGAATCAAGTCTGGAAAGGTCTATATCACTTAGGTGACTCTACTCAGTCTTTCTGGGCCTTGATATTCCTACATATaaattgaaaaccaaataaatctaatagattttctttttccaaagacTTTTGCTTCCAAGATATCTCTGTGAAATTagctgcttttaaaatataaagagagtCTAATTCTTTATGAGTCTAAATGAGTAGacttatttatagaaaaaaatgttttactttgtcTATTAGAGGAGCTTTTAGAAACCAGAGAGgggactgtgtgtgtgttccagtgtgtgttaattaacttgatcGAAACTTTCTACAGTGTATAATATACAaagtctgggcagcacctgtggctcaaagggcgcTGACCTGTACGTGGGCTATGATGTGACTCTTCTCCTGCCTCTCATCTCCTGTTTTCCCCTAGACACTCGCTGCCCCTTGAACAAGGTGTATTTTAAATGGCCTGTCAGGCCCTGACTAGAGGCCCATGGACAGGAGTCCAGCTTTAGACTTCGTATGTTGCAGTGAATAATACATGAGTTATTATCAGTATCATCCAGGCCTGCAGGAGGTGGATGGTTcataacccagccccagccaaaaactgcaaaaaaaagaaaatgagaaatttgaaTTTGGAGGATCTTCAAAGGCTTCTTGAGCACCTAAGAATTGGGTTCATGGCATGAATATGTACATTGCAAAAGCTTTAGCTGCACGTAATGATCTAGTTCCCAGAGGGCCTTGTTAGGCCGGGGAGGTCATACTCTATGCTCAAGACTAGATGTGTGGATTAGGAGGAAGGAGGAGCCGGTAACCCTGAAGTTGAAAGGTACATATCAGTCCAGGGGGTGGATAATAAACATGTACTTAATAGACTCAGGTAGAATAAAAATTATGATCTTGCACGACTAACACATAGTTGGTGATTTAGGACAAGATGTAAATTCTAACATGACTGGTACTATTTCTATTGTTAGCAGACGTATTTCTTCTTAGACTATCTCAGTTACAATGGCTCTGCCTGTTCCCCCTCACCAATATGCCCGACGCCCTCTTCTTTCCACAGGCCCTCAGGGGAGAGCCACCTGCTATTGCCGAACCACCTGCTGTGATTACCCTGAGGTCCACACTGGATACTGTACCCAAAACGGCAGACGCTACAGGTTCTGCTGTCGCTGAGCTTCCTTGATTGAAATCAAAGCAGTGTGGGACTCAACCTGAAATCCTGGAAAAAAACAATTTACTCTtttgttctttatgttttttctcatttctgtctccaaaataaagtTCTAGCATTAAACTCAGTGACTTAGTGTgttttcctttaccttttctttttcctttttggttttttgtggTCTTTTCATGTGCTGGTTTCTTCCTTTGTATAGACAGATATAGAgagatatgtgtatgtgtatacatgagTTATCATCAGTATCATCCAGGCCTGTCTACCAAAGCATTTTACATACATGAGGTTGCTCTTCAAAAATGCAAAATTTGCTCCCACAATTGCTCAACTGCACTTTGACACATGCACTCTCTTAGGTTGCCTTAAAACCATTGATTATACCTGCAAACACAGCTTCAGAGGAATGCCAGGAAAAGTGTAGTGAAGGGGAGAGTTATCAGAGCAGCCTGGAGCCTGTGTTGGTGCTGCAGGTGCTGAGATGCAACACATGGTGCATGTGTGTGATTTTAGGGTGGACACCATGTCTGGGGGGAAAAGGCAGCAGCAGCGCCTTCTGAGATTCTCACAGTATGTGCTTGAATGGCCACTGATCCCCCCACTGTTCTGTCTGAAACTGTCCACCCCAACATATGTGCCACATTTTGGGTTTGAGTCCTTGTGAGCTTGAATCCTTCTCCCATTCAAGAAGTCACACTCACTTCCAAAACCAGTCTGACCTGTACGTGGGCTAGGATGTGACTCTTCTGCCTCTCATCTCTTGTTTTCCCCTAGACACTCGCTGCCCCTTGAACAAGGTGTATTTTAAATGGCCTGTCAGGCCCTGACTAGAGGCCCATGGACAGGAGTCCAGCTTTAGACCCCATATGTTGTAGTGAATATGGTATTGGGACTCCACACACATGTCAGTTCAAGCCATGCTTGCTCCTATTGAGGTGGACACTAATAAAATAACCCCAAAAGTTCAAGAGTGTTAGAAAAACTAATGTATGCAAGGAAAGGGACAGTGTCTAAAAAGGGATAGTTCACTATTGTTGACTAAAAGAATATGGGACCAGATGCTGCTGTGACCACCAGCACCAACAAGAACCCAGATCCAAGAGCAGGTGTTCTCTATGCCCTCTTCACACTGCCTGAGAAGGtcacagccccagacacagggtCAGCCTGTCTGAACATGCAGCCCAGGGGTCCAGATACCCCACTGAGACCCCACCTGGGGAAACACAACACACATCTCAGTGGGAGCTGAGTGTGTTTGTATCCAACAAAAAATCATCCCAGCTCCTCCCATTTGTAGAGGGGTGATGACCAATGATCGAATTTGGGTAGGCAATTCCCAGGGTAGGCAATTCCCAGTTCTTCCTTACATTCCTATTATTGCCAGTAACTTAAAGTCACTGTCTGAAGCTGGTAACCTTAGTCATGCAGTCACTCTGGCATCATAAACTCCAAATTCATGAGTGATTCTGAATATAGACCTTCCAAATAGATTTTCCATCTCAATGGGATTTATAGGCCAGATAATTCTGATTACCACTGGTTGACCAACTAAAGAGCATAGCCACATTTCCAAAAccaaacattaattttttctttatataatacagacagccccccccccaaaaaaataccTAACctaatatggagaaaataaaatttctttgatagACAAGGCACTAGCCTAGTCTCTAAATTGCTATCTGTGCTGCCAAAGATTGGGTGTTCCTTGTTGTCCTAGACTCTGCTCACATCACAAAGCAGGAAAGGTGTAACTAACCACTTACTGTCCTCTCCACCACAGGTGCAAAAATGGGAGGTGGTGAAATATTTTTGCCCTGAAATGATCCACTGATTGGAATAGAGGAGAGACTCAGTCCTTTCAGAAAATCAATTCAGTTCTGGCCTTTTGTTACCTATGGTTCACGAAACCAAGGACATTTATCCTGCCTTCTGCCAAATAATGCTAAGGACAGATCCTCTCTCACCCTGATCTTATTCTTCCAGCCTTGAAGACCAAGTATTATAAGATTTTCTCTACACTTAGATACCTTGAGCATGTAAATGCCTTTCAACATATAAAAGGTCATAATTCAGATGACTGTAAATCTTCTGGGACCAATTCTTATATGTTCTCTACTACCAAGACCAAAGTTTTTAATGTtataaactcttagaagtggGGTGAGAGGTGGGTAGCATCAGAAACCACTAGTTTCAGTCCTAAAAATATACCTTCAGGTAAAATAATTTTCCCATGTGTAAATAAGTATACGACTGTATTGTCATTATTTTGT contains:
- the LOC128590890 gene encoding defensin alpha 5-like, whose translation is MRTLTLLTALLLVALQAQAETLQERAEEAAAEEQPRAEGQDVAISFAGIESSALRAAGPQGRATCYCRTTCCDYPEVHTGYCTQNGRRYRFCCR